A portion of the Eubacterium maltosivorans genome contains these proteins:
- a CDS encoding non-ribosomal peptide synthetase, with protein MRLFLDQFLENVKKAPEHLAISDMEGERTTTYQELADISDQIAGKLMDTGVKKGDFVAVMLPRKMEYIAAVLGVLKAGGVFVPLSFSYPKDRINFILKQCRARTVVDEAFMNALQEEVQGVKENPAFSGPQVNAGDRAIAIYTSGSTGSPKGIVHDHLSFASSAYRSAKAFGYTPEDIYLSNLPFHFIAIIEDVFALLYAGGAVHLNSEDGRKDIHRIEDAIATHHITATLISPQMMKLFKNKSDTLRLVLCGSERVSNVKGNGYELYNIYGSSETTPAATYFKIDREYDNTPIGKAFEGMHVYVLREDGSIADPGETGEICISGYLAQGYLELPEKTAEVFTDNPFAEGDNDKILYHSGDLGKTREDGNIIYVNRKDWMVKINGQRVETGEIEAQMNALPYVERAVVKGYENKYGQTYLCGYFQTKESLRPQDPALAVKAALKEKLADYMIPQFLIEMERIPLNQNGKIDRLALKAPDASAFKADYEAPVTEAEKRICQGFEAILEVGQIGRKDDFFAIGGDSIKAIRLQEYCSDLALSSSQIFEGKTPEGIAALCTGEQSDPYQGCEEEKAFYPLTDSQLGVFLECLQSPESVMYNIPFCFTAPKDVDADKLKKALETMVNHYPVLNVSIVEKDGCYGMLPHPERAYGVETEEISEERFQQVKAGFVKAFDLENGPLFRIKLYQTEEQIYLLADFHHIISDGASIAAFFNQAAEVYQGKMPEKELISQFTLSNYETTLKEQKTYREAQAYFKDYLEGNEVNVNPVFDHPEDPEQSVLPAKRLYCNLEGKVSAERLEQFTRNAGITENTFFLGAYAYTLAKYTGQAEALFATVNNGRHDPRMSRTMGMLVRTLPVYVAIDEKSETASFLRQLQERFFETMKHDCCSFGELASQYGVSSELLFVYQAETLNAITLDGREIAMESLETGCSLANIALHVFKKKGSYDLFFEYRSDVYDRQNMESFVNLFLRVAEGFLEYDLLKAIPLVSQQEIQTLQSFYGEERLFDRSQTLVSLFRQQVRRAPDKTAVIYKDKRYTYREVDELSERIAAFVSGKGIGPEQVVSILIDRCEYIVIASLGVMKSGAAYQPLDPTYPEERLAFMMKDAEVKLLITDDQLRSKVPEYQGEVLLTEAIPALPPASAPGRTDPSPEDLFILLYTSGTTGTPKGCMLTQSNIVAFCSWYRSYYGLEDSSIVAAYASYGFDANMMDMYPALTSGAAVCIIPDELRLELPKLNAYLEKEKVTHCFMTTQVGRQFASEIENHGLKHLSTGGETLVPVQPGSDYAFHNLYGPTESTVLVTAFEVDKTKTYDNVPIGHAIDNIELYVVDQYGRRVPAGALGELCVSGYQVGRGYLNRPEQTAKVFTPNPFAQKKGFEYMYHTGDLVRYLFDGNLQFIGRRDGQVKIRGFRIELTEVEGILRQYPGVKDATVMAFDAPAGGKAIAAYIVSDETVDIEGLKAFIQEEKPPYMVPAVIMQIERIPLNQNMKVNRRALPDPLSQAHQANTDGERPLTLLEKELKEIISGIVGHQEFSVSTELSNAGITSLSAIKLAAEVEKEYGVMLEVKKMMKQCSILTIEDEIYAGLIKERMEETHKPQSDSGAELPLAADYPLSQGQMGVYYDAVKTPEATGYNIPALFSFPKEVKAEALAEAVRTVVEAHPYLKTRLGYREGTLVQLPVEEPAALAVLSMTEEALKAYVEDFVKPFSLEGERLYRLAVIETENRTCLAADFHHIIFDGGSLAVFLRQVVSALEGNEVEKERYSYYQYVSDAANAKDGKAYREAQDYFKNMLQNCEGASLLMPDLSGDEEAGKKAEQTALCNKKEIDRFCKKYGVTPAHLFLSAAFYTLARFTDSQEVFISTISNGRSDLRVQDSFGMFVNTLPLAGDLGQDKVVLDFIEEAKTCLMDTVAHEIYPFTQITADYDFKPHIMYACQLGVLEKTEFNGREIEMESLEGEKPKFKISIHIEERQGQPAVCIQYNDALYSAAQMDTLAHAIAVCAEAMMAAPQEKLRKLCLVTPEQRLLLDRFHLRAAAEPEEVLFHRAFEKQAQLHGEKIALVDSERTYTYKELDNKMNQIANALVERGFEKGQAAVVLLPRRAALLMAMYGVMKAGGAYIPCDPEYPEDRIRQITQDSGAALIITTADQLSRYEKAVDVQALLSCGNTKAPDISVSGNDLAYMIYTSGSTGKPKGVMLEHRGIANYVRDHEGNPHVHACVTDGSVMVSVTTVSFDMSLKETAVALCNGLTLVLADEDSANHPLHLAQLMARYGGDIINATPSRMLQYMELPEFCQALASCKVIMSGGEQYSPLLLEKLKKVTRARIFNTYGPTEITVSSNAKELTFEDTVTIGPPLLNYTEYIVDKDGNLLPPGAVGELYIGGPGLARGYHNMPEMTDESFITIFGERMYKSGDYARFTEQGDVVILGRADHQIKLRGLRIELGEVEACIAKYPDIKSVTTIIREINGAEHLCAYFTAGKTVEVEKLKEFLQEKLTKYMVPTGYCQLEEMPMTPNGKIDRKALPEPGLAEAAKYVAPANETEKIFCEIFEDVLHLEQVGVNDDFFEMGGTSLTVTQVIISATKAGFDITYGDVFSHTTPGSLAAMFQKGDALETGLEDLSVYDYSEIAKVLSQNNLEAFLAGEPLPLGNVLLTGATGFLGIHILKEFLDSEEGRIFCILRKGNYDSLEKRLNAMLFYYFETTYEQLIGDRIILVEGDITDPAVFDSLLDEDIQTVINCAANVKHFSKGTDIEDVNVGGVLNAIEYCRKKGSRIVQISTTSVSGFSVGDVPPAKTIMNEEMLYFGQVLDTKYGHSKFLAERAILEGIASFGLSGKIMRVGNLSARDTDGEFQMNFSTNSFVGRLKSYVMIGKFPYSMMDQTAEMAPIDSTAKAIITLSKTPEACCVFHPYNNHSIYMGDIIQEMKKYGLKIAFSEESDYMEALEAAQKDPEKAKVLSSMIAYQNMGHGQTTLPIARSNEYTMQVLYRMEYHWPTTSKEYVGRFVEAIDGLGFFE; from the coding sequence ATGCGATTATTTTTGGATCAATTTTTAGAAAATGTTAAAAAGGCGCCAGAGCACCTTGCGATTTCAGATATGGAGGGCGAAAGGACAACCACTTATCAGGAATTGGCGGATATCAGCGACCAGATCGCAGGAAAGCTCATGGATACTGGCGTAAAAAAAGGTGACTTTGTAGCGGTGATGCTGCCGAGAAAAATGGAATATATAGCGGCTGTCCTCGGGGTCCTCAAGGCCGGCGGCGTGTTTGTGCCCCTTTCCTTCAGCTATCCCAAGGACCGGATAAACTTTATTCTGAAACAATGCCGCGCCCGTACCGTGGTGGATGAAGCGTTTATGAACGCGCTTCAGGAGGAGGTTCAGGGAGTAAAGGAAAATCCAGCCTTTTCCGGCCCGCAGGTAAACGCCGGGGACCGGGCCATCGCCATTTATACCTCCGGCTCCACCGGCAGTCCCAAAGGGATTGTTCACGATCACCTGAGCTTTGCGAGCAGTGCCTATCGAAGCGCGAAGGCCTTTGGGTATACGCCGGAGGACATCTATCTGTCGAACCTTCCGTTTCATTTCATAGCGATTATTGAGGATGTTTTCGCCCTGCTGTATGCCGGCGGAGCCGTACACCTCAACAGTGAGGATGGGCGAAAAGACATCCATCGGATTGAAGACGCCATCGCCACGCACCATATCACAGCCACACTCATTTCTCCGCAGATGATGAAGCTGTTTAAGAACAAGAGCGACACCCTTCGTCTGGTGCTCTGTGGAAGCGAACGTGTCTCAAATGTAAAGGGAAACGGATACGAACTGTACAATATTTACGGTTCCAGTGAAACGACCCCGGCGGCTACCTATTTTAAAATCGACAGGGAATACGATAACACGCCTATCGGAAAAGCATTTGAAGGAATGCATGTTTATGTGCTGAGAGAAGACGGCAGCATCGCGGACCCAGGAGAGACAGGGGAAATTTGTATTTCCGGCTATCTTGCACAGGGATACCTGGAGCTGCCTGAAAAAACCGCTGAAGTATTTACGGATAACCCCTTCGCGGAAGGCGACAACGATAAAATTTTATACCATAGCGGCGATCTGGGAAAAACGCGGGAAGACGGAAATATTATCTATGTGAACCGCAAAGACTGGATGGTAAAAATAAATGGTCAGAGAGTGGAAACCGGAGAGATTGAAGCGCAAATGAATGCGCTGCCATATGTGGAGCGCGCCGTTGTCAAAGGATATGAAAATAAATATGGGCAGACCTATCTTTGCGGATATTTTCAGACAAAAGAAAGCTTAAGGCCGCAGGATCCTGCTTTGGCGGTCAAAGCAGCGTTAAAGGAAAAATTAGCGGACTATATGATTCCGCAGTTTTTGATTGAAATGGAGAGAATCCCGTTAAATCAAAATGGGAAGATAGACCGGCTGGCTCTGAAAGCTCCGGATGCTTCAGCTTTTAAGGCCGATTACGAAGCGCCCGTGACAGAGGCGGAAAAAAGAATCTGCCAAGGCTTTGAAGCGATTTTAGAAGTGGGGCAGATCGGGAGAAAAGACGACTTTTTTGCCATTGGGGGCGACTCCATCAAGGCAATCCGTCTGCAGGAATACTGCTCAGATCTGGCTTTGAGCTCATCACAGATTTTTGAAGGGAAAACGCCCGAGGGCATTGCGGCGCTCTGCACAGGAGAACAGAGCGATCCCTATCAGGGCTGCGAAGAGGAAAAGGCGTTTTATCCCCTGACCGACAGCCAGCTTGGCGTGTTTCTGGAATGCCTGCAGAGTCCGGAGAGCGTTATGTACAATATTCCCTTCTGCTTTACCGCCCCGAAGGATGTGGATGCAGACAAATTAAAAAAAGCTCTGGAGACAATGGTCAACCACTACCCTGTGCTCAATGTCAGTATTGTAGAAAAAGACGGGTGCTATGGAATGCTCCCACACCCAGAGCGGGCGTATGGTGTGGAGACAGAAGAAATTTCCGAAGAGCGCTTTCAGCAGGTCAAGGCCGGATTTGTCAAAGCCTTTGATCTGGAGAATGGCCCCCTCTTTCGCATAAAGCTTTATCAAACAGAGGAACAGATCTATCTGCTGGCCGATTTCCATCACATTATTTCGGACGGCGCGTCCATCGCCGCGTTTTTCAATCAGGCGGCAGAAGTCTATCAGGGAAAGATGCCGGAAAAGGAATTGATCAGCCAGTTTACCCTTTCAAATTATGAGACGACCCTGAAAGAGCAGAAGACTTACAGGGAAGCCCAGGCATATTTTAAAGATTACCTGGAGGGGAATGAGGTCAACGTCAACCCAGTGTTTGACCATCCGGAAGATCCGGAACAGAGCGTATTGCCCGCTAAACGCCTTTACTGCAATCTGGAAGGAAAGGTTTCAGCCGAAAGGTTAGAACAGTTTACCCGAAACGCAGGAATTACGGAAAACACTTTCTTTTTAGGCGCTTACGCCTACACGCTGGCAAAATATACAGGACAGGCCGAAGCCCTGTTTGCGACCGTCAACAATGGGCGGCACGACCCCAGAATGTCACGAACCATGGGGATGTTAGTCAGAACGCTGCCAGTCTACGTAGCGATTGATGAAAAAAGTGAGACAGCCTCATTCCTGCGGCAGCTGCAGGAGCGTTTCTTTGAGACCATGAAGCATGATTGCTGTTCCTTTGGGGAGTTAGCCAGCCAATACGGCGTTTCGTCAGAATTACTTTTTGTTTATCAGGCCGAGACGTTAAACGCAATCACGCTGGATGGCCGCGAGATCGCCATGGAATCCCTGGAAACCGGGTGCAGCCTTGCCAATATCGCCCTGCACGTTTTCAAGAAAAAAGGCAGCTATGACCTGTTTTTCGAATATCGGAGCGATGTTTACGACCGGCAGAACATGGAATCCTTTGTCAATCTGTTTTTGCGCGTCGCTGAGGGATTTTTAGAATATGATCTTTTAAAGGCCATTCCACTGGTTTCTCAGCAGGAGATACAAACGCTCCAGTCTTTTTATGGCGAGGAGAGACTGTTTGACAGAAGCCAGACGCTGGTCAGCCTTTTCAGGCAGCAGGTCAGAAGGGCGCCGGATAAAACAGCAGTGATCTATAAAGATAAGCGCTATACCTACCGTGAGGTGGATGAACTGTCTGAGCGCATTGCCGCCTTTGTGAGCGGAAAAGGAATCGGGCCGGAACAGGTGGTTTCTATCTTGATTGACCGCTGTGAATATATAGTTATCGCTTCTCTTGGCGTTATGAAGTCAGGGGCCGCCTACCAACCGCTGGACCCTACCTACCCCGAGGAGCGGCTGGCGTTTATGATGAAGGACGCGGAAGTAAAATTATTGATCACGGACGATCAGCTGCGCTCGAAGGTCCCGGAATATCAGGGTGAGGTATTGCTGACAGAAGCGATACCAGCGCTGCCGCCTGCCTCTGCGCCAGGGAGAACAGACCCGTCGCCGGAGGATCTGTTCATTTTACTGTATACTTCCGGCACGACAGGAACGCCCAAGGGCTGCATGCTGACTCAGAGCAACATCGTGGCGTTCTGCTCATGGTACCGCTCCTATTACGGGCTGGAGGACAGCAGCATCGTGGCGGCTTACGCCAGTTACGGCTTCGACGCCAATATGATGGACATGTACCCAGCGTTGACGAGCGGCGCCGCTGTCTGCATTATTCCAGACGAGCTGCGTCTGGAGCTGCCAAAGCTCAACGCCTATCTGGAAAAAGAAAAAGTGACGCACTGTTTTATGACCACGCAGGTCGGCAGACAGTTTGCCTCAGAGATCGAAAATCACGGGCTGAAGCATCTCTCCACCGGAGGCGAGACCCTGGTGCCGGTACAGCCGGGATCGGACTATGCTTTCCATAATCTGTATGGACCTACAGAGTCAACGGTGCTGGTAACGGCTTTTGAGGTGGATAAAACCAAAACCTATGATAATGTGCCCATTGGACACGCCATTGACAATATAGAGCTCTATGTCGTCGATCAATACGGGAGGCGAGTACCGGCCGGGGCCCTTGGAGAGCTCTGCGTTTCCGGCTATCAAGTGGGAAGAGGGTATCTCAACCGGCCGGAGCAGACGGCAAAAGTTTTTACGCCCAACCCCTTCGCGCAGAAAAAAGGCTTTGAGTACATGTACCATACCGGGGACTTGGTCCGCTATCTCTTTGACGGCAACCTTCAGTTTATCGGAAGACGGGACGGACAGGTCAAAATTCGCGGTTTTCGTATTGAGCTGACTGAGGTAGAGGGAATCCTGCGCCAGTATCCCGGCGTTAAGGACGCGACGGTCATGGCCTTTGATGCGCCAGCCGGAGGCAAAGCCATTGCGGCATATATCGTTTCCGATGAGACCGTGGATATAGAAGGACTAAAGGCGTTTATACAGGAAGAAAAGCCGCCTTATATGGTGCCAGCGGTGATCATGCAGATCGAGAGAATCCCGCTCAATCAAAACATGAAGGTCAACCGCAGAGCCCTTCCAGATCCGCTCAGCCAAGCACACCAGGCTAATACAGACGGCGAGAGACCGCTGACGCTTTTAGAAAAAGAATTAAAAGAGATCATCAGCGGGATCGTGGGACATCAGGAGTTTTCTGTCAGTACAGAGCTTTCCAATGCGGGGATCACCTCCCTGTCGGCCATTAAGCTTGCCGCAGAAGTGGAAAAAGAATACGGCGTTATGCTCGAAGTCAAGAAGATGATGAAGCAGTGCAGCATTTTGACCATCGAAGACGAGATTTACGCCGGGCTTATAAAAGAGAGAATGGAAGAGACACACAAGCCCCAGAGCGACAGCGGTGCAGAGCTTCCCTTGGCAGCAGACTACCCATTGTCACAGGGACAGATGGGGGTATACTATGACGCGGTAAAGACGCCCGAAGCCACCGGCTATAATATACCGGCGCTTTTCAGCTTTCCAAAGGAAGTGAAGGCAGAGGCACTGGCAGAAGCAGTCCGGACAGTGGTTGAGGCACATCCCTACCTGAAGACCAGATTAGGCTACCGGGAGGGGACGCTGGTTCAGCTCCCCGTTGAAGAGCCCGCTGCCCTTGCGGTGTTATCCATGACAGAGGAGGCCCTTAAGGCTTATGTGGAAGACTTTGTAAAACCCTTTAGTCTTGAAGGGGAAAGGCTGTATCGTTTAGCTGTCATTGAGACAGAAAACCGGACTTGCCTCGCAGCGGATTTCCATCATATTATTTTTGACGGCGGCTCCTTGGCTGTATTTCTCCGCCAGGTGGTGTCTGCCCTTGAGGGGAACGAGGTCGAAAAGGAGCGTTACAGCTATTATCAGTACGTCAGCGACGCCGCGAATGCGAAGGATGGCAAGGCATACCGGGAGGCACAGGATTATTTTAAAAACATGCTGCAAAATTGCGAAGGGGCAAGCCTGCTGATGCCAGACTTGTCAGGCGATGAGGAGGCAGGGAAAAAAGCAGAGCAGACCGCTCTGTGTAATAAAAAAGAAATAGACCGCTTCTGTAAAAAATATGGCGTGACCCCGGCCCATCTGTTTTTGTCAGCCGCTTTTTATACCCTGGCCCGCTTCACGGATTCGCAGGAAGTCTTTATTTCCACTATCAGCAACGGAAGATCCGATTTACGCGTGCAGGACTCCTTTGGGATGTTTGTCAACACCCTTCCGCTTGCAGGTGATCTGGGGCAGGACAAGGTGGTTCTGGATTTTATTGAGGAGGCAAAAACCTGCTTGATGGACACCGTTGCACATGAGATTTATCCATTTACACAGATTACGGCTGACTATGATTTCAAACCGCATATCATGTATGCCTGCCAGCTGGGCGTTCTGGAAAAAACAGAGTTTAATGGCAGAGAGATTGAGATGGAAAGTCTGGAAGGCGAAAAGCCCAAATTTAAAATTTCCATTCACATTGAAGAAAGGCAAGGACAGCCAGCCGTCTGCATTCAGTATAACGACGCCCTGTACAGCGCGGCGCAAATGGACACCCTGGCCCACGCCATCGCAGTGTGCGCAGAAGCGATGATGGCTGCGCCCCAGGAAAAACTTCGGAAGCTTTGCCTGGTAACGCCAGAGCAGCGGCTTCTTTTGGACCGTTTCCATCTCAGAGCAGCGGCAGAGCCAGAAGAGGTTCTGTTCCATCGGGCTTTTGAAAAGCAGGCACAGCTTCATGGGGAGAAAATCGCGTTGGTAGACTCAGAAAGAACATATACTTACAAAGAGCTAGACAATAAGATGAACCAGATCGCCAACGCTCTGGTCGAAAGAGGTTTTGAAAAAGGACAGGCAGCCGTTGTTCTGCTGCCCAGAAGGGCTGCCCTGCTGATGGCCATGTATGGCGTCATGAAAGCCGGCGGTGCATACATTCCGTGCGATCCGGAATATCCAGAAGACCGGATCCGGCAGATTACCCAGGACAGCGGCGCAGCGCTGATCATCACGACAGCAGACCAGTTGTCCCGCTATGAAAAGGCTGTGGATGTTCAGGCCCTGCTGAGCTGTGGCAACACCAAGGCTCCGGACATAAGTGTTTCGGGGAATGACCTGGCGTACATGATTTATACTTCAGGATCGACAGGAAAGCCCAAGGGCGTAATGCTGGAGCACCGTGGAATCGCCAATTATGTAAGAGATCATGAGGGAAACCCCCATGTTCACGCCTGTGTGACAGATGGCAGCGTCATGGTCTCAGTGACCACCGTTTCCTTTGATATGTCCTTAAAAGAAACCGCTGTGGCGCTGTGCAACGGGCTGACTCTGGTGCTGGCAGATGAAGACTCTGCTAACCATCCCCTGCATCTGGCGCAGTTAATGGCAAGGTACGGCGGCGATATCATCAACGCTACCCCTTCCAGAATGCTGCAGTATATGGAACTGCCGGAATTTTGCCAGGCTTTGGCCAGCTGTAAGGTGATCATGTCGGGCGGTGAACAGTATAGTCCGCTGCTGCTGGAAAAACTAAAAAAAGTCACGCGGGCGCGCATCTTTAACACCTATGGACCGACAGAAATCACCGTATCCAGCAACGCCAAGGAATTGACCTTTGAGGATACAGTGACCATTGGCCCGCCGCTTTTAAACTATACAGAATATATTGTGGATAAAGACGGCAATCTGCTGCCTCCGGGCGCGGTGGGCGAGCTATACATCGGCGGACCGGGGCTTGCGCGGGGCTATCACAATATGCCTGAGATGACAGATGAAAGCTTCATCACCATTTTCGGTGAACGGATGTATAAATCAGGAGACTATGCACGTTTTACAGAACAGGGTGATGTGGTTATATTAGGCAGAGCGGATCATCAGATTAAGCTGAGAGGACTGCGCATTGAACTGGGAGAAGTCGAAGCATGCATTGCAAAATACCCGGATATAAAAAGCGTAACGACCATTATTCGTGAAATTAACGGCGCGGAGCACCTCTGCGCATACTTCACAGCAGGTAAAACAGTTGAGGTAGAAAAGCTGAAAGAATTCCTGCAGGAAAAACTCACAAAATATATGGTGCCCACAGGCTACTGCCAGCTTGAAGAAATGCCGATGACACCTAACGGGAAAATTGACCGCAAAGCCCTGCCCGAGCCGGGACTGGCAGAAGCCGCCAAGTATGTGGCGCCGGCAAACGAGACGGAAAAAATCTTCTGTGAAATCTTTGAAGACGTCCTTCACCTGGAACAGGTAGGCGTCAACGATGATTTCTTTGAGATGGGCGGGACCTCCCTGACAGTGACGCAGGTCATCATCTCAGCGACAAAAGCCGGTTTTGATATTACCTATGGCGATGTATTTTCCCATACGACGCCGGGAAGCCTTGCGGCAATGTTCCAGAAAGGCGATGCCTTAGAAACCGGTCTGGAAGACTTGTCAGTCTATGATTACAGCGAGATCGCCAAAGTGCTGTCACAGAACAATCTGGAAGCCTTTTTGGCCGGTGAGCCGCTGCCGCTTGGGAATGTTCTGCTGACCGGCGCCACCGGTTTCCTGGGGATTCATATCCTGAAAGAATTTCTGGATTCTGAGGAAGGACGCATTTTCTGTATTCTGAGAAAAGGGAATTATGATTCATTGGAAAAACGCCTGAACGCCATGCTCTTTTACTATTTTGAAACAACCTATGAGCAGCTGATCGGCGACCGGATCATTCTTGTGGAGGGGGACATTACAGACCCTGCCGTCTTTGACAGCCTGCTGGATGAAGATATCCAGACCGTCATCAACTGCGCGGCAAATGTGAAGCATTTTTCAAAGGGCACCGATATTGAGGACGTCAATGTGGGCGGCGTGCTTAACGCCATCGAGTATTGCCGGAAAAAAGGGAGCCGGATCGTCCAGATTTCAACCACCAGTGTCTCAGGGTTCAGCGTAGGAGACGTACCGCCAGCTAAAACCATTATGAATGAAGAAATGCTGTATTTTGGTCAGGTTTTAGATACAAAGTACGGCCACAGTAAATTTCTTGCAGAAAGAGCCATCCTGGAAGGTATAGCCTCCTTTGGGCTCAGCGGAAAAATTATGCGGGTGGGTAACCTGTCCGCGCGTGACACTGACGGGGAATTCCAGATGAACTTCTCGACAAACAGCTTTGTGGGCCGGTTAAAATCCTATGTGATGATCGGGAAATTCCCTTATTCCATGATGGATCAGACAGCTGAAATGGCGCCCATTGACAGCACCGCAAAAGCGATCATAACCCTTTCGAAAACACCGGAAGCCTGCTGCGTTTTTCATCCCTATAACAATCACAGCATCTATATGGGGGACATTATCCAGGAAATGAAAAAATATGGTTTAAAAATAGCGTTTTCGGAAGAATCCGATTATATGGAAGCTCTTGAAGCAGCGCAGAAAGACCCGGAAAAGGCCAAAGTCCTGTCCAGTATGATCGCGTACCAGAATATGGGGCATGGACAGACAACCCTGCCCATCGCAAGGTCCAACGAATATACTATGCAGGTACTCTACAGAATGGAATACCATTGGCCGACAACCTCAAAGGAATATGTGGGCAGATTCGTGGAGGCCATCGACGGACTAGGATTTTTTGAGTAA
- a CDS encoding DUF3786 domain-containing protein, with protein MADPSNPKQAQDNRAFNEMLKSAKKRLEQRLPDDLARKTGAVFDLEAGALTVTSLGRTYTLTYPEFECRGAIDEWFHLVLLHYMDLADETPVSDAFVPFADQQEGLIRGTKFDRTAAQALRAFLTGRRPEQIKAVLEKLDAAFVPSNADLCAVLPFLPHYPVALKVWFADEEFPPEGKLLLSKSASHYLTIEDAVVAGEFILRELEKTKS; from the coding sequence ATGGCTGACCCATCAAACCCAAAACAGGCCCAGGATAACCGGGCTTTTAATGAAATGCTGAAGTCTGCAAAAAAGCGGCTGGAGCAGCGTCTGCCTGATGACCTTGCCCGCAAAACGGGCGCGGTTTTTGACCTGGAGGCCGGAGCTCTCACGGTCACAAGTCTGGGCCGCACCTACACGCTCACCTATCCGGAATTTGAATGCCGGGGAGCCATTGACGAGTGGTTTCACCTCGTCCTGCTCCACTACATGGACCTGGCGGACGAAACACCGGTTTCTGATGCCTTTGTCCCCTTTGCCGACCAGCAGGAAGGCCTGATCCGCGGCACTAAGTTTGACCGTACCGCCGCGCAGGCCCTGCGCGCTTTTCTTACCGGCAGGCGGCCTGAGCAGATAAAAGCCGTCCTCGAGAAACTGGACGCGGCCTTTGTGCCGTCAAACGCGGATCTCTGCGCTGTCCTCCCCTTTCTTCCACATTACCCCGTCGCGCTGAAGGTCTGGTTTGCTGATGAAGAGTTTCCGCCCGAGGGTAAGCTGCTGTTAAGCAAAAGCGCGTCCCACTACCTGACCATTGAGGACGCTGTGGTGGCCGGCGAGTTTATTTTGAGAGAATTGGAAAAAACAAAAAGCTGA
- a CDS encoding class I SAM-dependent methyltransferase → MNRREEFWIKCWRDAAERSLYREAFSEERKCWDASADYYDTGMGSSNERVDVLLEYLKCQGFWEGTQKRVLDIGSGTGSFALPLAECGAAVTALDCSAEMNRIVCQKAQEKGVDVKVQTGDFNRLPFETQAYDLVIGSMNPGLYHPEPFLKMLSLSRDLVVYVGICDTPVKQKSEKCRKSLDEILLGHTLTHGGSNQVKYPYQLLKAMGYEPTVLPVQCQWHCAEEENQAVERLVRHYETVETGITVKKWREAIRNYVKDNLEEGHFINEGKTVMGVLVCPLKLEETALEMTV, encoded by the coding sequence GTGAATCGAAGAGAAGAATTTTGGATAAAATGCTGGAGAGATGCGGCAGAGCGTTCCCTGTACCGGGAGGCCTTTTCGGAGGAGCGTAAATGCTGGGATGCTTCGGCAGACTACTATGACACGGGTATGGGGAGCAGCAATGAGCGCGTAGATGTTCTGCTGGAGTATTTAAAGTGTCAGGGTTTTTGGGAAGGCACACAAAAACGTGTTCTGGACATCGGCAGCGGCACAGGATCCTTTGCACTGCCCCTGGCAGAGTGTGGCGCTGCGGTGACGGCTTTGGACTGTTCAGCGGAGATGAACCGTATTGTCTGCCAGAAGGCCCAGGAAAAAGGTGTTGATGTGAAGGTGCAGACCGGCGATTTTAACCGGCTGCCATTTGAAACACAGGCTTATGATCTGGTAATCGGCAGTATGAATCCTGGCCTTTATCATCCGGAGCCTTTTTTAAAAATGCTGAGTCTCAGCAGGGATCTCGTGGTTTACGTGGGAATTTGTGACACGCCTGTTAAACAAAAAAGTGAGAAGTGCCGTAAATCCTTAGACGAAATCCTGCTCGGGCACACCCTGACCCACGGCGGCAGCAATCAGGTAAAGTACCCGTATCAGCTTTTAAAGGCAATGGGCTATGAGCCAACTGTGTTGCCAGTACAATGCCAGTGGCACTGCGCAGAGGAGGAAAACCAGGCAGTGGAGCGTCTGGTCCGCCATTACGAGACCGTGGAAACAGGGATCACGGTTAAAAAATGGCGTGAAGCAATCCGGAACTATGTAAAAGATAATTTAGAAGAAGGACATTTTATCAACGAGGGCAAAACCGTTATGGGTGTTTTAGTCTGTCCGCTAAAATTGGAAGAGACAGCGCTGGAGATGACAGTATGA